The following are encoded in a window of Arctopsyche grandis isolate Sample6627 chromosome 2, ASM5162203v2, whole genome shotgun sequence genomic DNA:
- the LOC143922569 gene encoding uncharacterized protein LOC143922569 encodes MDLKFPEKYKYKVDSISDDRLSMKIFAEIHDIDGCADWVSLYAQLTNSRWIVSQSRGDGGKYVCRKYYKCQFSRKNKKLIKRNFDCLASINIIVKYMNTRTRYLYQHVKDNFPAIITINLQHSHDTESAEALTSLAPSSATFDRFQCYFHSKMSVAEAIREHAAFLKEEFGDDDKLMVNGTFNPKSRTVAHWHEKWKKNHLGDTTAPGMIKKIYDTIEAMEKVGAAKIKFIEDPFTVCIMTPLMERASNLQSTKDIIFIDSTSSCDLQQNTITFVLTESVVGAVPLAVIITKGQTTAEYSSAFTLLKDFLGDINPRYIMTDDSNAERSALSGIFKDSKLVLCAFHISQAVWRWLWDAKHGILIEDRKILHKFFKNILISSSEPEADIALIELNNSRICQKYLQWIKYVEKYWERRESWCFAYRNQFTRGNQTNNYAEITVRIFKDIVLNRCKAFNAVDIIGYVCVEMNRYYKDRLMDFAHGRNAAKKHILNPFTKKITYLTKDNIVESDNGFVYIVPSQKIPNLVYEVDIRLECCTCNTGYLGNMCKHQAGVIALFHNVKEKTLENRYSIAVLALGDKANTKEFYKPLEKHPTLEQFSSSSSTDIQQPSPSSSTDIQQPLISSVLIEQLSSTSECIHNIIAPVQDDQEILNWERETFDKLNKNLSIYHRKKIFSAIEKCKNPSDYIAIADRFSERKLIKKHYRAPINVQPTAVARRRSGVTRGNKRLSSGRSALVGVQKKKKRRHNLAENISLNRPNAV; translated from the exons ATGGACCTCAAATTTCCTGAGAAATATAAGTATAAGGTGGATTCGATTTCGGACGATAGGTTGTCGATGAAGATCTTTGCTGAAATCCACGACATTGACGGTTGTGCCGACTGGGTTTCTTTGTATGCCCAACTTACGAATTCGAGGTGGATTGTATCCCAGTCGAGAGGCGATGGCGGAAAATACGTTTGCAG aaaatattataaatgccaATTCAgccgtaaaaataaaaagttgataAAAAGAAATTTTGACTGTTTAGCGTCTATTAACATTATAGTGAAATATATGAATACACGTACTAGATATCTTTACCAACACGTGAAG gaTAATTTTCCTGCCATAATAACCATTAATTTACAACATTCCCATGATACGGAGAGTGCCGAAGCTCTCACTTCGTTAGCTCCGTCTTCTGCCACATTTGATagatttcaatgctattttcacAGCAAAATGAGTGTGGCAGAAGCAATTCGAGAGCATGCTGCATTTCTTAAAGAAGAATTTGGGGATGATGATAAATTAATGGTGAATGGTACATTCAACCCCAAAAGTAGGACAGTCGCCCATTGGCAtgaaaaatggaagaaaaatcatTTAGGTGATACAACTGCTCCTGGAATGATCAAG aAAATATATGACACTATTGAAGCGATGGAGAAAGTAGGGGCTGCAAAGATTAAATTCATTGAAGATCCATTCACCGTTTGCATTATGACTCCATTGATGGAAAGAGCTTCAAATTTACAATCAACAAAGGACATAATTTTCATCGACTCGACTTCATCATGCGATCTGCAGCAAAACACTATCACATTTGTCTTAACAGAAAGTGTGGTAGGTGCTGTGCCGTTAGCTGTCATTATTACCAAAGGGCAAACAACTGCCGAGTATTCATCGGCATTTACTCTATTAAAAGATTTCTTGGGGGACATAAATCCTCGGTATATTATGACCGATGATTCTAATGCCGAACGCTCAGCTCTTAGTGGTATTTTTAAGGACTCAAAACTAGTGTTATGTGCTTTTCATATTTCGCAAGCGGTTTGGAGGTGGCTCTGGGATGCTAAACATGGCATTTTAATAGAGGAcaggaaaatattacataaattttttaaaaatatacttatttcAAGTAGCGAACCTGAAGCCGATATAGCTTTAATTGAGTTAAATAATTCTAGAATATGCCAAAAATATTTACAGTGGATTAAATATGTTGAAAAGTATTGGGAACGTAGAGAGAGTTGGTGCTTCGCATATCGAAATCAATTTACACGTGGCAACCAAACAAACAATTACGCCGAGATAACTGTTCggatttttaaggacattgtaTTGAATAGATGTAAAGCTTTCAATGCAGTAGACATTATAGGCTATGTTTGCGTTGAAATGAACCGATATTATAAGGACCGGTTAATGGATTTCGCACACGGTAGAAATGCAGCTAAGAAGCATATTTTAAATCCTTTcactaaaaaaattacatatctcACAAAAGACAACATAGTTGAGAGTGACAATGGTTTCGTTTACATTGTCCCCAGTCAAAAAATTCCAAATTTAGTATACGAAGTAGATATTAGATTAGAATGTTGTACTTGCAATACTGGATATCTAGGAAATATGTGCAAACACCAAGCTGGAGTCATTGCTTTGTTTCACAATGTGAAAGAAAAGACTCTAGAAAATAGATACAGTATTGCAGTATTAGCGTTAGGCGACAAGGCTAACactaaagaattttataaaccaTTAGAAAAACATCCTACTTTAGAACAGTTTTCATCTTCATCTTCGACTGACATTCAACAGCCTTCGCCTTCATCTTCGACTGACATTCAACAGCCTTTAATTTCAAGTGTTCTTATTGAACAGCTTTCTTCCACTTCAGAATGCATTCACAATATTATTGCCCCTGTACAAGATGATCAGGAAATTTTGAATTGGGAACGTGAAACTTTtgataaactaaataaaaacttATCAATATATCAtcgtaaaaagattttttctgcaattgaaaaatgcaaaaatcCATCAGATTACATAGCAATAGCAGATCGCTTTTCAGAAAGAAAACTAATTAAAAAGCACTACAGAGCCCCAATAAACGTTCAACCAACAGCAGTTGCCAGGAGGCGATCTGGCGTTACTAGAGGTAACAAAAGATTAAGTTCTGGACGCTCCGCATTGGTGGGTGttcaaaagaagaagaaaagacGACATAATTTGGCTGAAAACATATCATTAAATAGACCTAACGCTGTGTGA